From the genome of Gammaproteobacteria bacterium, one region includes:
- the def gene encoding peptide deformylase, with amino-acid sequence MAKLQILHFPDPRLRTRAQPVDAVDAEIRRLVDDMFETMYAAPGIGLAATQVNVHRRVLVVDISEEKDQPLTFINPEILERQGTEEMEEGCLSVPGFYEKVQRAEHIRVRALDRDGKAFDLETDGLLAVCIQHEIDHLDGKLFVDYLSNLKRQRIRKKLEKAERHGDAQPAMAVRHGEPVI; translated from the coding sequence ATGGCCAAGCTCCAAATCCTGCATTTCCCCGATCCGCGTCTGCGCACCCGCGCGCAACCGGTCGACGCCGTCGATGCCGAGATCAGGCGTCTGGTGGATGACATGTTCGAGACCATGTATGCCGCCCCCGGTATCGGACTCGCCGCCACCCAGGTCAACGTGCATCGCCGCGTCCTCGTGGTGGATATCAGCGAGGAGAAGGATCAGCCGCTGACCTTCATCAATCCTGAAATCCTAGAGCGGCAGGGCACCGAGGAAATGGAGGAAGGCTGCCTGTCGGTACCCGGCTTCTATGAGAAGGTCCAGCGCGCCGAGCACATCCGGGTCCGTGCCCTGGACCGTGACGGCAAGGCATTCGACCTTGAGACGGACGGGTTGCTGGCGGTCTGCATCCAGCACGAGATCGACCATCTGGACGGCAAGCTGTTCGTCGACTATCTCTCGAACCTGAAGCGCCAACGCATCCGCAAGAAGCTGGAGAAGGCCGAACGCCACGGTGACGCCCAGCCAGCCATGGCCGTGCGCCACGGCGAGCCCGTTATTTAG
- a CDS encoding LysM peptidoglycan-binding domain-containing protein produces the protein MANKFLGLILAALLTAPALAGAVALNPDHPDRYVVVKGDTLWGISERFLRDPWLWPEVWYVNPQIENPHLIYPGDIITLIYVDGKPQLRVQRGPQTIKLSPQVREERIDRAIPTIPIDAIKQFLTQPLVVDEGEMERAPYVVQSADEHLVTGAGDRIYVRSITDTAQARYNVYHPGDVLIDPDTQEVLGYQAIYLGDATVQKYGDPATLYLERTTREIAIGDRLKPVSQDEIHASFLPHPPAADVTGRIIAVHDGVSQVGRYQIVVLNLGTREGMEAGHVLRVRKAGEEIFDSVTPAPKDKVTLPDEDAGLVMVFRTFDKVSYGLIMEAIRPIHVLDHVATP, from the coding sequence ATGGCCAACAAATTCCTGGGACTGATTCTCGCCGCGCTGCTCACCGCACCGGCACTCGCCGGCGCGGTCGCACTCAACCCCGACCACCCGGACCGCTATGTGGTCGTGAAGGGGGACACGCTCTGGGGCATCTCGGAACGCTTCCTGCGGGACCCCTGGCTGTGGCCGGAGGTCTGGTACGTGAATCCCCAGATCGAAAATCCGCACCTCATCTACCCCGGCGACATCATCACCTTGATTTACGTCGACGGTAAACCGCAGTTGCGCGTCCAGCGTGGTCCTCAGACGATCAAACTGTCTCCACAGGTCCGCGAGGAGCGCATCGACCGCGCGATCCCGACCATCCCGATCGATGCCATCAAACAGTTCCTGACCCAGCCGTTGGTGGTCGATGAGGGTGAAATGGAGCGCGCACCCTATGTCGTGCAGAGCGCCGACGAGCACCTCGTGACCGGCGCAGGCGACCGCATCTATGTCCGCAGTATCACCGATACCGCGCAGGCCCGCTACAACGTCTACCACCCGGGTGATGTACTGATCGACCCCGATACCCAGGAAGTGCTGGGCTATCAGGCCATCTATCTGGGTGATGCCACCGTACAGAAATACGGTGATCCGGCCACGCTTTACCTGGAACGGACCACGCGCGAGATCGCCATCGGGGATCGTTTGAAGCCCGTGTCCCAGGACGAGATCCACGCCAGCTTCCTGCCCCATCCGCCCGCCGCAGATGTCACAGGGCGCATCATCGCCGTGCATGACGGCGTGAGCCAGGTAGGCCGTTATCAGATCGTCGTGCTCAATCTGGGTACCCGCGAAGGCATGGAGGCCGGTCATGTACTACGCGTCCGCAAGGCCGGCGAGGAGATCTTCGACAGCGTGACGCCGGCACCCAAGGACAAAGTGACCCTGCCGGACGAGGACGCCGGCCTGGTCATGGTGTTCCGTACCTTCGACAAGGTGAGTTATGGGTTAATCATGGAAGCGATCCGACCCATCCATGTGCTCGATCACGTCGCCACCCCCTGA
- the dprA gene encoding DNA-processing protein DprA, giving the protein MTPTAESLRHWLALLRAPGVGPATFIRLLDEFGDVAALFGTGAPATLPKPLHDYLKAPDWAAVDRDLAWAQAPGNRILRWGTAEYPSLLAEISDPPPLLFVHGDAALLQGPQLAIVGSRNPTAGGEETAHTFAAHLADVGLTITSGLAVGIDAASHRGTLAAKGTTIAVMGTGLDRVYPARHRDLAHEIAATGGALVSEFLLGTEPRPENFPRRNRIISGLSLGTLVVEAVPRSGSLTTARHALEQGREVFAIPGSIHNPLARGCHALIRQGAKLVETADDILEELGPLAASLPASTAAPDQGPDNPGRASPSHAQLLDLMGFDPVSVDQLTSRSGLTAAEVSSMLLILELEGHVASQAGGRYVRSAT; this is encoded by the coding sequence ATGACCCCCACCGCTGAATCCCTGCGCCATTGGCTGGCGCTGTTGCGGGCCCCCGGTGTCGGGCCGGCCACCTTCATCCGGCTGCTCGATGAGTTCGGCGACGTGGCTGCGCTGTTCGGGACCGGCGCGCCGGCCACCCTGCCCAAACCCCTGCACGACTACCTCAAGGCGCCCGACTGGGCGGCTGTCGACCGGGACCTCGCCTGGGCCCAGGCACCGGGTAACCGGATACTGCGCTGGGGCACAGCGGAGTATCCGTCCCTGCTGGCGGAGATTTCCGACCCGCCGCCACTGCTGTTCGTCCACGGCGATGCGGCCCTCCTGCAGGGACCGCAGCTCGCCATTGTCGGCAGCCGCAACCCCACGGCCGGGGGCGAGGAGACCGCGCACACCTTCGCCGCTCACCTGGCCGACGTCGGCCTGACCATCACCAGTGGCCTGGCAGTCGGCATCGATGCGGCCAGCCATCGGGGCACCCTCGCGGCCAAGGGCACAACCATCGCCGTCATGGGCACCGGCCTGGATCGGGTCTACCCGGCCCGCCACCGTGACCTCGCCCATGAAATCGCGGCCACCGGCGGCGCGCTGGTCTCGGAGTTCCTGCTGGGGACCGAGCCGCGACCGGAGAATTTCCCGCGCCGCAACCGCATCATCAGTGGACTCAGCCTGGGCACCCTGGTCGTCGAGGCGGTACCGCGCTCCGGCTCATTGACCACCGCACGGCATGCGCTGGAACAGGGGCGCGAGGTCTTCGCCATCCCCGGATCCATCCACAACCCGCTCGCCCGCGGCTGCCACGCCCTGATCCGCCAGGGTGCCAAACTGGTGGAGACGGCGGACGACATCCTGGAGGAACTGGGCCCCCTGGCCGCCAGCCTCCCGGCATCAACGGCTGCCCCCGACCAGGGACCTGACAACCCCGGACGGGCCTCACCTTCACATGCACAACTACTTGATTTAATGGGATTTGACCCTGTCTCCGTGGATCAACTGACCAGCCGCAGCGGATTGACGGCGGCGGAGGTTTCCTCCATGCTCCTGATCCTGGAGCTTGAAGGCCATGTGGCTTCCCAGGCTGGCGGGCGTTATGTCCGCAGCGCAACGTGA
- a CDS encoding DUF494 domain-containing protein: protein MKESVLDVLMYLFENYYLDEETEANPDRESLHVELLEAGFPPSEVAKAFEWLEGLAAHREAGLPVPSAPHSIRLFTTREMEYLDVESRGFLMFLEQMGILTPASRELVIDRVLALDSDDMDIEQLKWIVLMVLFNEPGQEAAYAWMEDLVFDNVAGTLH, encoded by the coding sequence ATGAAAGAAAGCGTGTTGGACGTGCTTATGTATCTCTTTGAAAATTACTATCTTGATGAAGAGACCGAGGCCAACCCCGACCGTGAGTCGCTGCACGTCGAACTGCTGGAGGCCGGCTTCCCCCCCAGCGAGGTCGCCAAGGCCTTTGAATGGCTGGAGGGCCTGGCCGCCCACCGCGAGGCCGGCCTGCCGGTACCCTCGGCGCCTCACAGCATCCGGCTGTTCACCACCCGGGAAATGGAGTACCTGGACGTTGAAAGCCGCGGTTTTCTGATGTTCCTGGAGCAGATGGGCATCCTGACGCCGGCCAGCCGCGAGCTGGTCATCGACCGCGTCCTCGCCCTGGACTCCGACGATATGGATATCGAACAGCTGAAGTGGATCGTGCTCATGGTGCTGTTCAATGAACCCGGCCAGGAGGCCGCCTACGCCTGGATGGAGGATCTGGTGTTCGACAACGTCGCCGGCACCCTGCACTGA
- the topA gene encoding type I DNA topoisomerase: MSKNLVIVESPAKAKTIKKYLGKDFEVMASYGHVRDLVPKGGAVDPEQDFAMRYALIDKNAKHVDGIAKAMKKADALFLATDPDREGEAISWHLYEILQQKKLLKDKPVHRVVFYEITKRAVNEAVAHPRELSMDLVNAQQARRALDYLVGFNLSPLLWKKVRRGLSAGRVQSPALRMIVEREEEIEAFKSREYWTIEADLEKDAQGFVAKLTELHGKKVTQFSVTQSDRAHAIGHELSAAANGKLTVGAVEKKQRKRNPSAPFTTSTLQQEASRKLGFSASRTMRVAQQLYEGIDIGAGAVGLITYMRTDSVNLGTEAIDEIRALIAERYGKTNLPSEPRAFKTKAKNAQEAHEAIRPTAAAQVPEALKSSLTSDQFKLYDLIWKRTVACQMVHATIDTVGVDFECGAGNLLRATGSTIAKPGFMAVYQEGLDDAKGEGDDRLLPPLQTGDVVALLAIRPEQHFTEPPPRYTEASLVKTLEEHGIGRPSTYASIISTLIARDYVTLDKRRFQPTDVGRVVSKFLTQHFTQYVDYAFTATLEDDLDEIARGERDWIPLMKGFWEPFSKLVEEKESSVSRQDVTTEALDEACPKCGKPLNIRLGRRGRFIGCSGYPECDYTRNLEDDQGSAEPEKVEGRQCPECGSDLIIRHGRYGKFIGCSGYPNCRHIEPLEQPSDTGVTCPECKKGTMLKRKSRAGKIFYSCSSYPECKYAVWNEPIAGPCPDCDWPILTLKTTKRKGTEKVCPQKDCGFSEPYEAGATAETDDA, encoded by the coding sequence ATGAGCAAAAACCTGGTCATCGTCGAATCCCCGGCCAAGGCCAAGACCATCAAGAAATACCTGGGCAAGGACTTCGAGGTGATGGCCTCGTATGGTCATGTGCGCGACCTGGTCCCGAAGGGTGGGGCCGTCGATCCCGAGCAGGACTTCGCGATGCGCTACGCGCTCATCGATAAGAATGCCAAGCATGTCGATGGCATCGCCAAGGCCATGAAAAAGGCGGATGCCTTGTTTCTGGCGACCGACCCGGACCGCGAAGGTGAGGCGATCTCCTGGCACCTGTATGAAATCCTGCAGCAGAAGAAATTGCTGAAGGATAAGCCCGTGCACCGGGTGGTGTTTTACGAGATCACCAAGCGCGCCGTCAACGAGGCCGTGGCGCATCCGCGGGAACTCTCCATGGATCTGGTCAACGCCCAGCAGGCGCGCCGTGCGCTCGACTATCTGGTGGGCTTCAACCTGTCGCCGCTGTTGTGGAAAAAAGTGCGTCGTGGCCTGTCGGCGGGGCGGGTGCAGAGCCCTGCCCTGCGCATGATCGTCGAACGCGAGGAGGAGATCGAGGCCTTCAAGTCGCGCGAATACTGGACCATCGAGGCCGATCTGGAGAAGGACGCCCAGGGCTTTGTCGCCAAGCTCACCGAACTGCATGGCAAGAAGGTCACCCAGTTTTCCGTCACGCAGAGCGATCGTGCGCATGCCATCGGGCACGAGCTGAGCGCCGCAGCGAACGGCAAGCTCACCGTCGGTGCCGTCGAGAAGAAACAGCGCAAGCGCAACCCTTCGGCACCCTTCACCACCTCGACCCTGCAGCAGGAGGCCTCACGCAAGCTCGGCTTCTCCGCCAGTCGCACCATGCGGGTGGCGCAGCAACTCTACGAAGGCATCGATATCGGTGCCGGTGCGGTCGGCCTGATCACCTACATGCGCACCGATTCGGTCAATCTCGGCACGGAGGCCATCGACGAGATACGCGCACTGATCGCCGAACGCTACGGTAAGACGAATCTGCCGTCCGAGCCGCGCGCCTTCAAGACCAAGGCCAAGAACGCCCAGGAGGCCCACGAGGCCATCCGCCCGACGGCGGCGGCGCAGGTGCCCGAGGCGCTCAAGAGTTCTCTGACGTCCGATCAATTCAAGCTCTATGACTTGATCTGGAAGCGCACCGTCGCCTGCCAGATGGTCCACGCGACCATCGACACCGTCGGCGTCGACTTCGAGTGCGGTGCGGGCAACCTGTTGCGCGCCACCGGCTCCACGATCGCCAAGCCGGGGTTCATGGCCGTGTATCAGGAGGGTCTGGATGACGCCAAGGGCGAAGGCGATGACCGCCTGCTGCCGCCGCTGCAGACCGGCGATGTCGTCGCGCTGCTCGCGATCCGCCCGGAACAGCACTTCACCGAGCCGCCGCCGCGCTATACGGAGGCGAGCCTGGTGAAGACGCTGGAGGAGCACGGCATCGGCCGGCCCTCGACCTATGCGAGCATCATCTCCACCCTGATCGCGCGCGACTATGTCACCCTCGACAAACGCCGCTTCCAGCCCACCGACGTCGGCCGGGTAGTCAGCAAATTCCTCACCCAGCACTTCACACAGTATGTCGACTACGCCTTCACCGCCACGCTGGAGGACGACCTCGACGAGATCGCGCGCGGCGAGCGGGACTGGATCCCGCTGATGAAAGGCTTCTGGGAGCCGTTCAGTAAGCTGGTCGAAGAGAAAGAGAGCAGTGTATCGCGCCAGGACGTCACCACCGAGGCGCTCGACGAGGCCTGCCCCAAATGCGGCAAGCCGCTCAATATCCGCCTCGGCCGGCGCGGGCGCTTCATTGGCTGCAGCGGTTATCCGGAATGCGACTACACGCGCAACCTGGAAGACGACCAGGGCAGCGCCGAGCCCGAGAAGGTCGAGGGCCGCCAATGCCCCGAATGCGGCTCCGACCTGATCATCCGGCACGGCCGCTACGGCAAGTTCATCGGCTGCAGCGGCTATCCCAACTGCCGCCACATCGAGCCGCTGGAGCAACCTTCTGACACCGGCGTCACCTGCCCGGAGTGCAAGAAAGGCACCATGCTCAAGCGCAAGTCGCGCGCCGGCAAGATCTTCTATTCCTGCTCGTCCTACCCGGAATGCAAGTACGCCGTGTGGAACGAACCCATCGCCGGACCCTGCCCCGACTGCGACTGGCCGATCCTCACGCTGAAGACCACCAAGCGCAAGGGTACGGAAAAGGTCTGCCCGCAAAAGGATTGCGGTTTCAGTGAACCCTACGAGGCCGGCGCGACCGCCGAGACCGACGACGCCTGA
- a CDS encoding Sua5/YciO/YrdC/YwlC family protein, giving the protein MPQPWRLRLAGRWLRAGGVIAYPTEAVYGLGCDPLDPRAVQRILDLKCRPRAAGLILIAADFTQLEAFLLPLPPALHRCVFATWPGPVTWVLPCRPEVPVWLRGRHAALAVRVTAHPTAAALCSRFGGALVSTSANPHGREPARTPLQVRRYFGAGVDHVLTAPLGGQARPSEIRDGRTRSIIRAG; this is encoded by the coding sequence TTGCCGCAACCCTGGAGACTCCGGCTGGCCGGGCGCTGGCTGCGTGCCGGTGGCGTCATCGCCTACCCGACCGAGGCGGTCTACGGCCTGGGCTGTGATCCGCTCGATCCGCGGGCCGTCCAACGCATCCTCGACCTCAAGTGCCGGCCGCGCGCCGCCGGCCTCATTCTGATCGCCGCCGATTTCACCCAGCTGGAGGCCTTTCTACTGCCATTGCCCCCAGCCCTGCACAGATGCGTGTTCGCAACCTGGCCGGGACCGGTCACCTGGGTGCTCCCGTGCCGCCCCGAGGTGCCCGTATGGCTGCGCGGTCGGCACGCTGCGCTGGCAGTGCGCGTGACTGCCCACCCCACGGCGGCGGCCCTCTGCAGCCGCTTCGGCGGTGCCCTGGTGTCCACCAGCGCCAATCCGCACGGCCGGGAGCCCGCACGAACGCCGCTGCAGGTCCGCCGTTACTTCGGCGCTGGCGTCGATCATGTGTTGACCGCACCGCTGGGCGGCCAGGCCAGGCCGAGCGAGATCCGCGACGGCCGCACCCGGTCCATCATCCGCGCCGGATAA
- a CDS encoding GGDEF domain-containing protein, with the protein MTTHYPESHQQAAEYIRLALPLMARNGIPATPRHYTVWYDYVSGRNRALRDSIDRILAQERGLTAQLSDELYDEYFRTSEERITAQVRAEVRALVAAVLQQLAESGGQASRYGHTLESYHERLTGELGRDEFQRLLTEFTVETRTMLEANRCLEQQLQNTNHELDELRQQLETARQEASTDALTDLANRKAFDAALEACCAAATAETRLCLIMADIDHFKHFNDNHGHLVGDKLLRFVANILKDSVKGQDLVARFGGEEFAILLPDTPLRGASVVAESLRVRVQSQRLRRTDNQQPLGGVTVSLGIACLRGGEAAEALVARADAALYQSKRLGRNRVTLETQLPAA; encoded by the coding sequence ATGACCACGCACTACCCGGAATCGCATCAGCAGGCTGCGGAATACATCCGCCTCGCCCTGCCACTGATGGCCCGCAACGGCATCCCGGCGACGCCCCGGCACTACACCGTCTGGTACGACTATGTCAGCGGCCGCAACCGGGCACTGAGGGACTCCATCGACCGCATCCTGGCACAGGAGCGTGGCCTTACGGCCCAGCTGAGCGATGAACTGTACGACGAATATTTCCGCACCAGCGAAGAGCGGATCACCGCACAGGTGCGCGCCGAGGTACGCGCGCTGGTCGCAGCCGTATTACAGCAGCTCGCCGAGTCCGGCGGCCAGGCCAGTCGCTACGGCCACACCCTGGAGTCTTACCACGAGCGCCTGACCGGGGAACTCGGCCGCGACGAATTCCAGCGCCTGCTGACCGAGTTCACAGTCGAGACGCGCACCATGTTGGAGGCCAACCGGTGCCTTGAACAGCAGCTTCAGAACACCAATCACGAACTCGACGAGTTGCGCCAGCAGCTGGAGACGGCCCGTCAGGAGGCCAGCACCGATGCGCTCACGGACCTCGCCAACCGGAAGGCCTTCGATGCCGCCCTGGAGGCGTGCTGCGCGGCCGCCACCGCAGAGACCAGACTCTGTCTGATCATGGCGGATATTGACCACTTCAAGCATTTCAACGATAACCATGGGCACCTGGTCGGCGATAAGCTGCTGCGCTTCGTAGCCAATATCCTCAAGGATTCAGTCAAGGGGCAAGACCTGGTGGCCCGCTTCGGTGGCGAGGAATTCGCGATCCTGCTGCCCGACACGCCACTGCGCGGTGCGTCCGTGGTGGCGGAATCCTTGCGCGTCCGCGTCCAAAGCCAGCGCCTGCGCCGCACCGACAACCAGCAGCCGCTCGGCGGCGTGACCGTGTCACTGGGTATCGCCTGCCTCCGTGGTGGCGAAGCGGCCGAGGCCCTCGTCGCCCGCGCCGACGCGGCGCTCTACCAGTCGAAACGGCTCGGCCGCAACCGGGTCACCCTGGAGACGCAACTCCCGGCAGCCTGA
- the hemF gene encoding oxygen-dependent coproporphyrinogen oxidase, with amino-acid sequence MPDVDTVPVEHYLRNLQDRICAALTRLDGRPFREDTWNREGGGGGRSRVLEDGALFEKAGINFSKVYGPGLPASATAHRPELAGRDFEALGVSLVIHPRNPYIPTSHANVRFFVARKPGAEPVWWFGGGFDLTPYYGFVDDAVHWHRTAQAACAPFGDDVYPHYKKWCDEYFFLKHRNEPRGIGGLFFDDLNAWGFERSFAFMRSVGDHYLPAYEPIVERHRTHPYGERERAFQLYRRGRYVEFNLVYDRGTLFGLQSGGRTESILMSLPPKVEWRYDWHPAPATDEARLYSDFLRPRDWLGEFDGRA; translated from the coding sequence ATGCCGGATGTCGATACCGTCCCTGTCGAACACTATCTGCGTAATCTGCAGGATCGCATCTGCGCGGCCCTTACCCGCCTCGACGGCCGGCCGTTCCGCGAGGACACCTGGAACCGCGAGGGGGGCGGGGGCGGCCGCTCGCGTGTCCTGGAAGACGGTGCGCTTTTCGAGAAGGCGGGGATCAACTTCTCCAAGGTCTACGGACCCGGACTCCCCGCCTCGGCGACTGCGCATCGACCGGAACTGGCCGGGCGCGATTTCGAGGCACTCGGCGTGTCGCTGGTCATCCACCCGCGCAACCCCTACATCCCCACCTCGCACGCCAACGTGCGGTTCTTCGTCGCCCGCAAGCCCGGTGCCGAGCCGGTCTGGTGGTTCGGCGGTGGCTTCGATCTCACGCCCTACTACGGCTTCGTGGACGACGCCGTCCACTGGCACCGCACCGCGCAGGCCGCCTGTGCGCCTTTCGGCGACGATGTCTATCCGCACTACAAGAAGTGGTGTGACGAATATTTCTTCCTCAAACACCGCAACGAACCACGCGGCATCGGGGGCCTGTTCTTCGATGACCTGAACGCCTGGGGCTTCGAGCGCAGCTTCGCCTTCATGCGCAGCGTCGGCGACCACTATCTGCCGGCCTATGAACCCATTGTGGAACGACACCGCACGCATCCCTATGGCGAGCGCGAGCGGGCGTTCCAGCTGTACCGCCGTGGCCGCTATGTGGAATTCAATCTGGTCTACGACCGCGGCACGCTGTTCGGACTGCAGTCCGGCGGGCGCACCGAGTCCATCCTCATGTCGCTGCCGCCCAAAGTCGAATGGCGCTACGACTGGCACCCTGCACCGGCTACGGACGAGGCCCGGCTGTACAGTGACTTTCTGCGGCCACGCGACTGGTTGGGCGAGTTCGACGGGCGCGCATGA
- a CDS encoding rubredoxin, which produces MKKWECVVCGFIYDEAEGLPTEGIAAGTRWEDIPDDWECPDCGVSKADFEMVEMA; this is translated from the coding sequence ATGAAAAAATGGGAATGTGTAGTGTGCGGGTTCATCTACGACGAGGCCGAAGGCCTGCCCACCGAGGGCATCGCCGCGGGCACCCGTTGGGAGGATATCCCCGACGACTGGGAATGCCCGGACTGCGGCGTCAGCAAGGCTGACTTCGAAATGGTCGAAATGGCGTGA